The Juglans regia cultivar Chandler chromosome 2, Walnut 2.0, whole genome shotgun sequence genome includes a window with the following:
- the LOC108985376 gene encoding uncharacterized protein LOC108985376 — protein sequence MSTLEKLFVQIFDRKQRIIDRVKHQTHLFDQHLASKLLIDGIAPPPWLWPHPLHAQPSDLKEFNKEELLSGVLLPQPPPTTTYSSSHCSLYNKPVFASDNAQLPNEPHTQVHDSDEGFDAGDGPSSLQQRPDDDGCASSGVPELDHTAMSPQDPRDMGVPDIYHDQALSLARIHRSKSRQRAIEIRNSAKAACSSDENNVDTFAGGISGSAIASLQNDQDDESVFVNPMDIMTAKFTEKGAKVGDCWSMGNGSYIYSGRMTRSISSSQQLCSLNVNKSYISREDGGILTGSTSNLNEQSSHENELLELIEPANISNKSCGERKAKRGDDLRKDTGSNVYLRRVTRSRNSRETRCSSKSMNLDSSCANNKADDLSDSKEPCIYVNESVELVNPSAITIDSSTFKKIMVDCQRKEEGCNAHFGRDLRSRSSCQSLNNVNGTSEAQSVRKSSKLPQSLSWIGDAALKNGQAPQMYDARSSLSQQDQDLCGENAREHSSKGDSEVKCVARNTESQATSNIKIIPKAVYSNAYNQRVTRSRVAASSKSNEIQGAQMSAGRSLPSQKDRDPCTINATCYPDKENVADAFAATDIKGETTSTSEGISKPLNSSHALGFKVTHSRSNSSNKPPIAQSIDISEGIDLNKGPGTQIKVLPCIGNSDTVGLERCAVNMMDSEIDSDEFIDAGLGCPGSNMDIACLRVGSDVLVLRPPSDSNMLMKPKQLNFVDVDESGLNGISCPASEKEVQGRSSEAFANPAELMEKVAFVSHQARCSISPGKHLPEEQEDLSNENEPQESSSKVPVEETYEASGFSDGNAVSLLKKPSEIPKDAAIYTFPESGGIYQDKYSLLDHSSISRVACEDSIRSLPKLMNSNLSSVSVDTRMDLSYEKVVVEHDDGQSTKLVSEDDRLDGSLCGDPKKSTDANFAIVSGSSLFNDLDVSLTDSTVDIPCPLLVDETEDDLKQQIIHSGNSQNGNADSLGRCISEEKLVVGLKSTEDEIAKIAMPRGSFSLGSEDLGPQHKRRKIEGQLTSVLSTSSGLREEGVELISRYSISENLNDAEDNPKAVLDSQYFSSSLEEGVAQLDISKSLVEEMRENEEGHMVEGPESSPRLQVEEAQLSLEAIGGSANMPFTFVEDGLRMSLISSLIDQAAGDSQCCLTEEMEEANSNGKIFDSRLQCIVDQIPLEDKLGLGSTEHFTCSERTLPENISKFKGPDKFSSCSVVSPCSHSLDMTGADEAVPVFEGFILQTDDKQPCIAGEGFNFKNFDLPNTDIERASILEQLCRSACTNTPLSCSSAAYKLHTIPSLYSSVPNGLLEGMNLRSNLSTDDTGKHPHGSCVNEEFGRAFHGRSYSHCPPNSSCQSDWNIGNPYTSPVGKLWDRIKSNSGSSEKRTSLNPELPCINEENENADEVAETIPEGIRSEVTTSSVKREPLLDITENPNPPASVSEVEMYADRCSLDSVNMEFSFTGTHTRVKQKLRNQHSRKKRYVNKAKENQSVSIGVSSVTRATESVRDRFIKPKLSGKTSTRKGSPTFLGRESKPNNIVSNITSFIPLVQQKQAATAITGKRDIKVKALEAAEAAKRLAEKKENERKMKKEALKLERARLEQENLRQLVLQKKRKEEEKKKKEADMAAKKRQREEEERKEKERKRKRVEVSRRRQQDHEKLCGEKDEKELKYRATDTRKDEREENKDETDKHKKMESIREADNPGKVSETEHRTTRFPSSDTRKESNLKDSEGLSNRGNNSKVTSSLNKAIESDKLFTNTKPEQSYDISPYKVSDDEDEDDDDDAPNSKFIPSWASKHRVALVVSSQQRVDPEAIFPPESFSNIDEVLLPRKLQLK from the exons atgtcgACGTTAGAGAAGCTCTTTGTGCAGATCTTCGATCGGAAGCAGCGAATCATCGACCGGGTCAAGCACCAGACCCATCTCTTCGACCAACACCTAGCCTCCAAACTTCTTATTGACGGAATTGCTCCTCCCCCTTGGCTCTGGCCTCATCCGCTCCACGCTCAGCCCTCAGATCTCAAAG AATTCAATAAAGAAGAGCTCCTATCGGGAGTCTTACTCCCACAGCCACCACCCACCACCACTTATTCCAGTAGTCACTGCTCTCTGTACAACAAACCAGTTTTTGCATCCGATAATGCACAGTTACCAAATGAGCCGCACACACAGGTTCATGATTCAGACGAAGGCTTTGATGCCGGAGATGGGCCATCATCTTTGCAGCAGCGTCCTGATGATGATGGATGTGCCTCCAGTGGTGTTCCTGAGCTGGATCATACTGCTATGTCTCCTCAAGATCCAAGAGATATGGGAGTACCGGATATTTACCATGACCAAGCTCTATCATTGGCAAGGATTCATAGGTCTAAGTCAAGACAAAGGGCTATAGAGATTCGCAATAGCGCAAAAGCAGCCTGCTCAAGTGACGAGAATAATGTCGATACATTTGCTGGTGGAATTTCAGGGTCTGCAATTGCTTCCCTTCAGAATGACCAGGATGATGAGTCAGTGTTTGTCAATCCGATGGATATCATGACTGCTAAGTTCACAGAGAAAGGAGCAAAAGTAGGTGATTGCTGGAGTATGGGAAATGGTAGCTATATTTACTCTGGTAGAATGACGAGGTCTATAAGCTCCAGCCAGCAGCTGTGCTCTTTGAATGTGAATAAATCTTATATCTCCAGGGAAGATGGTGGTATACTTACAGGTTCTACCTCCAACTTAAATGAGCAGTCTAGCCATGAGAATGAACTGTTGGAACTAATTGAACCCGCTAATATCAGCAACAAAAGTTGTGGAGAGAGGAAGGCAAAAAGAGGAGATGACCTGCGCAAGGACACGGGAAGCAATGTTTACCTTAGAAGAGTAACACGATCTAGAAATTCTAGGGAGACTAGGTGCTCGAGTAAATCAATGAATCTGGATAGCTCTTGTGCCAATAACAAGGCGGATGATCTTAGCGATTCCAAGGAGCCTTGCATTTATGTGAACGAGTCAGTGGAATTGGTCAATCCCTCTGCTATCACTATTGACAGtagtacatttaaaaaaataatggtggACTGCCAGAGAAAGGAAGAGGGCTGTAATGCTCATTTTGGTAGAGATCTAAGATCTAGAAGTTCTTGCCAGTCATTGAACAATGTTAATGGTACTTCAGAGGCACAGTCCGTGAGAAAATCCTCAAAACTGCCTCAATCTCTAAGTTGGATTGGAGATGCAGCTTTAAAAAATGGACAGGCCCCTCAGATGTATGATGCAAGGTCCTCACTGAGTCAACAAGATCAAGATTTATGTGGGGAAAATGCAAGAGAGCACTCAAGTAAGGGGGATTCTGAAGTAAAGTGCGTTGCCAGAAATACAGAGTCACAGGCTACTAGTAACATCAAAATTATTCCTAAAGCTGTCTACTCCAATGCATATAACCAAAGGGTCACCCGGTCCAGAGTTGCTGCTTCCAGCAAGTCGAATGAAATACAGGGTGCTCAAATGTCTGCTGGAAGGTCCTTGCCAAGTCAAAAGGATCGAGATCCATGTACAATTAATGCGACATGTTATCCGGATAAGGAAAATGTCGCTGACGCATTTGCTGCTACCGACATAAAGGGAGAAACGACAAGTACCAGTGAAGGAATATCAAAACCTCTCAACTCCTCCCATGCTTTGGGTTTTAAAGTCACACACTCTAGATCTAATTCCTCCAACAAGCCTCCAATTGCACAATCTATAGACATTTCTGAAGGAATTGACCTCAATAAAGGCCCAGGTACTCAAATAAAAGTCTTGCCATGTATTGGAAACAGTGACACGGTTGGGCTGGAGAGATGCGCTGTAAATATGATGGACTCTGAGATTGATTCTGATGAGTTCATTGATGCTGGCTTGGGTTGTCCTGGGTCTAATATGGACATTGCTTGCCTTAGAGTTGGATCTGATGTTTTAGTGTTGAGGCCGCCCTCTGATTCTAATATGCTTATGAAGCCCAAGCAActtaattttgttgatgtggATGAGTCTGGTTTGAATGGAATTTCTTGTCCTGCATCTGAAAAGGAGGTACAGGGCAGGTCCTCAGAAGCTTTTGCTAATCCTGCAGAGTTAATGGAGAAAGTAGCATTTGTTAGTCATCAAGCTAGGTGCAGCATATCCCCAGGGAAACATCTGCCAGAGGAGCAGGAAGATTTGAGCAATGAAAATGAACCTCAAGAATCTTCATCCAAAGTCCCCGTCGAGGAGACATATGAAGCCAGTGGATTTTCGGATGGAAATGCTGTGTCTTTACTTAAAAAACCATCTGAGATTCCTAAGGATGCAGCTATTTATACCTTTCCAGAAAGTGGCGGGATTTACCAAGATAAATATTCTTTGCTGGATCATTCATCTATCTCCAGAGTTGCCTGTGAAGATTCAATTAGAAGTTTGCCAAAACTAATGAATTCTAATCTATCAAGTGTTAGTGTTGATACTAGGATGGATCTTTCCTATGAGAAGGTTGTTGTGGAACATGATGACGGGCAATCTACCAAATTGGTTTCTGAAGATGATAGACTTGATGGTAGTCTCTGTGGTGATCCCAAAAAATCAACAGATGCTAATTTTGCCATTGTTAGTGGATCCAGTCTTTTCAATGATCTTGATGTATCTTTAACAGATTCTACAGTTGACATTCCTTGTCCTCTTTTGGTGGATGAAACAGAGGATGATTTGAAGCAGCAGATTATACATTCAGGTAATTCTCAGAATGGAAATGCAGATTCCTTGGGGAGATGTATCAGTGAAGAAAAACTTGTAGTTGGTCTAAAATCAACCGAAGATGAGATTGCAAAGATTGCCATGCCAAGAGGTAGTTTTAGCTTGGGCTCAGAGGATTTAGGGCCTCAGCATAAGCGGAGAAAGATTGAGGGACAACTAACTAGTGTCCTGTCTACTTCCTCAGGCTTGAGGGAAGAGGGGGTTGAATTGATCAGCAGGTATTCTATAAGTGAAAACCTGAATGATGCAGAAGATAATCCCAAGGCTGTCCTAGATTCTCAATACTTTTCATCATCCCTTGAGGAGGGGGTTGCACAATTAGACATCAGTAAGAGCCTGGTTGAAGAAATGCGTGAAAATGAGGAGGGCCACATGGTAGAAGGGCCTGAATCTTCACCTAGGCTGCAAGTTGAAGAG GCTCAACTCAGCTTGGAAGCTATAGGTGGAAGTGCAAACATGCCTTTCACTTTTGTCGAAGATGGGCTAAGAATGTCCCTTATCTCAAGTTTGATCGATCAGGCTGCTGGTGATTCTCAATGTTGCTTGACAGAGGAAATGGAAGAGGCTAATTCAAATGGCAAAATATTTGATTCAAGACTGCAGTGTATTGTAGACCAGATCCCCCTTGAAGATAAATTAGGACTGGGAAGTACAGAACATTTTACTTGCAGTGAAAGAACCTTGCCggaaaatatatctaaatttaaagGACCTGACAAATTCTCGAGTTGCTCAGTTGTTTCTCCATGTAGCCACTCTTTGGATATGACGGGGGCCGACGAGGCGGTGCCTGTGTTTGAGGGGTTCATTCTGCAAACAGATGACAAACAGCCATGCATTGCGGGGGAGGGATTTAACTTTAAGAACTTCGACCTTCCAAACACTGATATAGAACGTGCTAGTATTCTGGAGCAGCTTTGCAGATCTGCTTGCACGAATACCCCATTATCCTGTTCTTCAGCTGCGTATAAGTTGCACACAATTCCAAGTCTGTACAGCTCTGTTCCTAATGGGCTTCTAGAGGGCATGAACCTCAGAAGCAACCTTTCTACGGATGATACTGGAAAGCACCCACATGGTAGTTGCGTGAATGAAGAATTTGGCCGCGCTTTTCATGGGAGGTCCTATTCACATTGCCCGCCTAATTCTAGTTGTCAATCAGATTGGAATATAGGGAATCCTTATACATCTCCAGTTGGGAAGCTCTGGGATAGAATCAAATCAAACTCTGGCAGTTCAGAGAAACGAACAAGCTTAAATCCGGAGCTTCCCTGcattaatgaagaaaatgagaatGCAGATGAGGTAGCCGAGACAATCCCAGAAGGCATTCGTTCAGAAGTGACAACCAGCTCAGTCAAAAGAGAACCACTTCTTGACATTACAGAAAATCCAAACCCTCCTGCATCAGTTTCTGAAGTGGAGATGTATGCAGATAGATGTAGTCTAGACTCTGTAAACATGGAATTTAGCTTCACTGGGACTCATACTAGGGTCAAACAGAAACTTAGAAACCAACACAGTCGTAAGAAAAGATATGTCAATAAGGCGAAAGAGAACCAGAGTGTATCCATTGGAGTAAGTAGTGTTACGAGGGCCACAGAATCAGTTCGTGACAGATTCATTAAGCCAAAATTATCTGGAAAAACCAGTACGAGAAAAGGGAGCCCTACTTTCTTAGGGAGGGAGTCCAAGCCTAACAATATTGTCTCCAATATCACTTCCTTTATTCCTCTTGTTCAACAAAAACAAGCAGCCACAGCTATCACAg GGAAGAGAGACATCAAAGTGAAGGCCCTAGAGGCTGCTGAGGCAGCAAAACGTCTtgcagaaaagaaagagaatgagcGTAAAATGAAGAAGGAAGCCTTGAAGCTTGAGCGAGCCAGATTGGAGCAGGAAAATTTGAGGCAGTTGGTGTtgcagaagaaaagaaaagaagaggaaaagaagaaaaaagaggcTGATATGGCAGCAAAGAAAAGgcagagggaagaagaagaaaggaaagagaaggagagaaaaagaaagcgTGTTGAGGTTTCACGTAGGCGGCAGCAAGATCATGAGAAATTATGTGGTGAGAAAGACGAGAAAGAACTGAAATACCGAGCTACA GATACAAGAAAGGATGAGAGGGAGGAAAATAAGGATGAAACAGATAAACATAAAAAGATGGAAAGCATTAGGGAAGCTGACAATCCTGGGAAGGTTTCAGAGACTGAACATAGGACTACCAGGTTTCCATCAAGTGACACCAGGAAAGAAAGCAATCTCAAGGATTCCGAGGGCTTGAGCAATAGAGGAAATAATTCAAAG GTAACAAGCAGTCTGAACAAAGCAATAGAAAGTGACAAATTGTTTACCAACACAAAGCCAGAACAATCGTATGATATTTCTCCGTACAAAGTTTCAGACGATGAAGACGAAGACGACGATGATGATGCACCAAACAGTAAATTCATTCCTTCATGGGCCAG TAAACATCGTGTGGCTCTAGTTGTTTCTTCCCAGCAAAGAGTAGACCCTGAAGCGATTTTTCCCCCAGAAAGCTTTTCCAATATAGACGAAG TTCTTTTGCCTCGAAAACTTCAGCTAAAGTAG
- the LOC108985395 gene encoding probable L-type lectin-domain containing receptor kinase S.7 — MYYSAPMPPRKLLVFLTIFLAVHFAFSDPSLASANDINLDFLSFTLRNFTLLGDSYLRNGVVGLTRELGVPSSGAGTVIYNEPITFFDPESNVTASFSTSFSFSILNVNPSSYGDGLAFFLSPDNQTLGSPGGYLGLVNSSQLTKNKFVAIELDTRLDTHFNDPNDNHVGLDIESLNSIKTGDLLLQGIDLKSGNSITAWIDYANDRGKLNVSLSYSSFKPKKPVLSVDIDLSDYLKEVMYVGFSASTEGSTERHLIETWRFTTSGFVAARPRSRPHNVSDTSVTVTPPIPASSSSGKHHSRIGFGFGIAGPAFFFVVLAVFGFVSLRKLRGIRKQMSFKAELLTGPREFTYKELKSATKGFHSSRIIGHGAFGTVYKAIITSSKVGTTAAVKRSKHSHEGKTEFLSELSIIAGLRHKNLVQLQGWCVAEGELLLVYDFMPNGSLDKVLYQESGQGTLLDWSHRLNIAVGLASVLTYLHQECEQKVIHRDIKTGNVLLDGSFNARLGDFGLAKLMDHDKSPVSTLTAGTMGYLAPEYLQYGKATDKTDVFSYGVVILEVACGRRPIEREPESLKMVNLVDWVWGLHAEGRIIEAADTRLNGEFEEEEMKKLLLVGLSCANPDSAKRPSMRRVLQILDNEAELLAVPKMKPSITFSYCLPLSLDDIVSEGEEECETHTSLCEIKID, encoded by the coding sequence ATGTATTATTCCGCACCCATGCCTCCAAGAAAGCTTCTTGTTTTCTTGACAATATTTCTTGCTGTTCACTTCGCCTTCTCTGACCCTTCTTTGGCCTCAGCCAACGATATCAATCTTGATTTCCTTTCTTTCACGCTCCGCAACTTCACTCTCCTTGGTGACTCCTACCTCCGAAATGGCGTCGTCGGGCTCACCCGAGAGCTCGGCGTGCCCTCTTCCGGTGCCGGCACCGTCATCTACAACGAACCCATCACCTTCTTCGATCCCGAATCCAACGTCACTGCCTCTTTCTCCACTagtttctctttctccattctTAATGTCAATCCCAGCTCCTATGGGGACGGCTTAGCATTCTTTCTCTCGCCGGATAACCAGACTCTTGGGAGCCCAGGAGGATATTTGGGCCTCGTTAATTCGTCCCAGTTGACCAAGAACAAGTTCGTGGCAATCGAACTCGATACCCGCCTCGACACGCACTTCAACGACCCGAACGATAACCATGTCGGGTTGGACATCGAAAGCCTTAATTCTATCAAGACCGGGGATCTACTCTTGCAGGGGATTGATCTCAAGAGTGGCAATTCGATCACAGCTTGGATTGATTACGCGAATGATAGAGGAAAGCTTAATGTTTCTTTAAGTTATTCGAGCTTTAAGCCCAAGAAGCCGGTGCTGAGTGTTGATATTGACCTTTCTGATTATCTCAAGGAGGTCATGTATGTGGGATTTTCGGCTTCAACCGAGGGGAGTACCGAGCGTCATTTGATTGAGACTTGGAGGTTTACTACTTCCGGTTTTGTTGCGGCGAGGCCAAGGTCACGTCCCCACAATGTATCTGATACCTCGGTGACGGTCACCCCACCCATTCCCGCATCGAGTTCCAGTGGTAAACATCACAGTAggattggttttggttttgggatCGCTGGTCCGGCTTTCTTCTTCGTAGTTCTTGCGGTTTTCGGTTTCGTTTCTCTTAGGAAATTGAGAGGCATCAGGAAGCAGATGAGCTTCAAAGCGGAGCTGCTTACAGGGCCAAGAGAATTTACTTACAAGGAGCTAAAGTCAGCCACAAAGGGGTTTCATTCCAGCAGGATAATAGGCCACGGTGCGTTTGGGACCGTTTACAAAGCCATTATCACCTCGTCTAAAGTGGGAACGACGGCCGCAGTAAAAAGATCGAAACACTCCCACGAAGGGAAGACTGAATTTCTCTCAGAACTGTCTATTATTGCTGGTTTGAGGCACAAGAATTTGGTTCAGCTCCAAGGTTGGTGTGTTGCTGAGGGTGAGTTGCTGCTTGTTTATGACTTCATGCCCAATGGGAGCCTCGATAAGGTGCTGTACCAAGAATCTGGGCAAGGCACTTTGTTGGATTGGTCGCATAGGCTTAACATTGCGGTCGGGTTGGCTTCTGTTCTGACATATTTGCATCAAGAATGTGAACAGAAAGTCATTCACAGAGACATAAAGACAGGGAATGTGTTGCTGGATGGGAGCTTTAACGCGAGGTTGGGTGATTTTGGCTTGGCAAAACTCATGGACCATGACAAGAGCCCTGTCTCGACTCTTACTGCTGGAACGATGGGCTACCTTGCACCTGAGTATCTTCAGTATGGGAAAGCAACTGACAAGACAGATGTTTTCAGCTACGGTGTGGTTATACTTGAAGTGGCTTGTGGGAGAAGGCCAATTGAGAGAGAACCAGAAAGTCTCAAAATGGTGAATTTGGTTGATTGGGTGTGGGGATTGCATGCAGAAGGAAGGATAATTGAAGCAGCTGACACAAGGTTGAATGGGGAGTTTGAGgaggaagagatgaagaagCTGTTACTGGTGGGCTTGAGCTGTGCAAACCCGGATAGCGCAAAGAGGCCTTCAATGAGGAGAGTCCTACAGATCCTTGATAATGAGGCGGAGCTACTAGCTGTGCCAAAGATGAAGCCGAGTATCACTTTCTCTTACTGCTTGCCTTTGAGCCTGGATGACATTGTTTCAGAAGGTGAAGAAGAGTGCGAGACCCACACCTCTTTGTGCGAGATTAAAATAGACTGA